One Lactobacillus sp. CBA3606 DNA segment encodes these proteins:
- a CDS encoding ABC transporter ATP-binding protein, producing the protein MTTDYKIKVQNVTKEFDLFKTRSDQLKAFFSISNQPIPEFWALKGISLEVNPGETLGLIGVNGSGKSTLSNIISGVIPQTTGVVDVRGDTSIVAINSGLRGELTGLENIRLKALMMGMTNHQIDTMLDDIVAFADIGDFLYQPVKSYSSGMKSRLGFSIAVHINPDILIIDEALSVGDDTFYQKCVEKIKEFKGEGKTIIFVSHSLKQIEMICDRVAWIQYGDLKQIGPTETVVKEYREFIKWFKALSKKDKHKYQNDAKELQKQFDIDAYQAQVVAERQKAEPDNPHVARNVQKDFYGGVISETMPWRTRIFTSVLAIAVVFLMLVNISGHSLTSVVTHPSTILHPSTTLTGAGVTKSTK; encoded by the coding sequence ATGACAACTGATTATAAAATTAAAGTTCAAAATGTGACCAAAGAGTTTGATTTGTTTAAGACTCGTTCGGATCAATTAAAAGCTTTTTTCTCTATTTCTAACCAGCCAATTCCAGAATTTTGGGCCTTAAAAGGCATTTCCTTGGAAGTTAATCCTGGTGAAACGTTAGGCTTAATTGGGGTCAATGGTTCTGGTAAGTCGACGTTATCGAATATCATTTCGGGCGTAATTCCCCAAACAACGGGGGTCGTGGATGTTCGCGGCGATACGTCGATTGTTGCGATTAATTCTGGCCTGCGTGGTGAGTTGACTGGGTTAGAAAACATCCGGTTGAAAGCCTTGATGATGGGAATGACCAATCATCAGATTGATACTATGTTGGATGATATTGTGGCTTTTGCGGATATTGGCGATTTTTTGTATCAACCCGTTAAGAGTTATTCGTCTGGGATGAAATCACGGCTTGGATTTTCAATTGCGGTGCACATTAATCCAGATATTCTGATTATTGATGAAGCGCTATCGGTTGGTGATGATACGTTTTATCAAAAGTGTGTGGAAAAAATTAAGGAATTTAAGGGTGAGGGTAAGACTATTATCTTCGTCAGTCATTCCTTGAAACAGATCGAAATGATTTGTGATCGGGTGGCCTGGATTCAATATGGAGACTTAAAGCAAATCGGTCCGACCGAAACAGTCGTTAAGGAATACCGAGAATTCATCAAATGGTTCAAAGCGTTATCGAAAAAAGATAAGCACAAGTATCAAAATGATGCCAAAGAATTGCAAAAACAATTTGACATTGACGCTTATCAGGCACAGGTTGTGGCCGAACGGCAAAAGGCAGAACCTGACAATCCCCATGTTGCTCGAAATGTGCAAAAGGACTTTTATGGTGGTGTGATTTCTGAAACGATGCCATGGCGAACTCGGATTTTCACTAGTGTACTGGCGATTGCGGTCGTCTTCTTAATGCTGGTTAACATTTCTGGGCATTCACTGACGAGTGTGGTCACCCATCCGTCGACGATTCTACACCCCTCAACGACCTTGACTGGGGCGGGCGTCACAAAATCAACAAAATAA